CCACGAAGCTCCGCCTTGACAGCAACAGTATCTCTGCCTGGTGCAATACTCCAGGTGGCCACGCTGGTCTTGGATTTGAAGGTTTCTACTCTAGCGTTGGATATAGCCTGGACAGCCATTCCTGCAACATGCAACCATGAAGAATTCTCCTGGGCTGCCTGCTTAACGTAGCTGTGAATGGTGATCCGTTCTAGCTGGGGGACATTATTGAAATTGATCGGCTTCCGGAGAAGACGGAGGACGTCACCTCCTCGGGGTCCACGGAGCGGCCTGTTCTTGTGGTATGGGGAGCTATCATCCCATGAGCGAAGACGGGGGGCCTTTGGTGGTGGCTTGAAACCCGGGGGGTTGTGAACATAGCAGAGGGTGAGGATGTCGGACGCGACGGTGGACTGATACGTTTGCTCTACtcggggaagagagaaggggCCCGGAACATAGAGTCGGGAAGAGGGATCAGATGGCGGAGGGGGTTGGTGAGGGTGTAGAGGACCACGATCATATTTGGGAGAACGGAATTGATAACTAGAAGTTAACGGTTAGAAACCAGCGTTGACGGGGTGCTTGATCTGGATAGCAATGTGGTCGAGGTAAACTCACCGACTTCGTGGCAATTGCTTCTTCCGCGCCTTGGTCCTTGCAATTGGATCGAATGACTTTGCAGTAGCCTCAGAAAGCGTTGTCGAAGTCAGAGAACTCGCCGATTCAAGCTCATTGAGGTCGGCCGGCGCGGCCTTCGACGAGGCTTGGTCGGAGACATTGCGCCGCAAGCAGAAGCCCTGTGGGCGAGCGGTGGGCACAAATGCCCGTGGCAATGACCTTGCCAGATATCTTGATGACTCACTGGCAGCCATTGTGGTCTACAGGGGACGTTGTCGCTGTAGACTAGTTCAAGATTGGGCATCCCAAAAATTGTTTTCCGGATCGGAGACATCGAGTTCGGGACATGATCACGTGGTTAACACAAAGCTGCCTGAAGGGTCTGGCGGCAATCTCAGGCAACGAACAAAAGCTCCGCAGAGAGAAAAGGCAGCGGGAGGATCCACATGTGATCAGCTTCAATCATCCCCGCACCACATCCAGCAAGCTAGGCATCCATAACTTTAGATCGCTGCCGATCCGGTGCCAGAGTCATGGGTTATTGACTTTAGGGCTTCGCAGCACTTTTTGCTTCCCTAGACTGACCTCTGTCGCGCGCTGGATCTGGCGCTCCACTCGAATCGCTCTTGTGTCACC
This Aspergillus flavus chromosome 1, complete sequence DNA region includes the following protein-coding sequences:
- a CDS encoding mitochondrial 54S ribosomal protein uL5m, whose protein sequence is MAASESSRYLARSLPRAFVPTARPQGFCLRRNVSDQASSKAAPADLNELESASSLTSTTLSEATAKSFDPIARTKARKKQLPRSRYQFRSPKYDRGPLHPHQPPPPSDPSSRLYVPGPFSLPRVEQTYQSTVASDILTLCYVHNPPGFKPPPKAPRLRSWDDSSPYHKNRPLRGPRGGDVLRLLRKPINFNNVPQLERITIHSYVKQAAQENSSWLHVAGMAVQAISNARVETFKSKTSVATWSIAPGRDTVAVKAELRGEDMLHFFGKLVDVVMPRIKDWEGVKGSSGDSSGNITFGLEPENVALFPEIEVNYDMYPPKMIPGCHITIHTSAKTDKDARLLLSAMGIPFYGKMVD